One window from the genome of Sardina pilchardus chromosome 12, fSarPil1.1, whole genome shotgun sequence encodes:
- the LOC134098164 gene encoding endoribonuclease ZC3H12A-like: MQTAMDRQQSKVERFLKLGYSHADIVRVLHSLRQDAQTNDILEELIKTCPKSNSTSHAYGNGTTTTNGHTNGANGLPTGTGKTSRASSSSPQLVARGCSPPRTVSPARSPTPTDRNHASNFRPVVIDGSNVAMSHGNKQVFSCRGVQLAVKWFWDRGMRDITVFVPLWRKEQPRPETPITNQQILTELERKKILVFTPSRCVKGKRIVCYDDRYIVNLAYESDGIIVSNDNYRDLQIEKPQWKQFIEERLLMYTFANDTFMPPEDPLGRNGPTLDNFLRKRPTVPENKQQPCPYGKKCTYGVKCKYYHPERADQSQLSVADELRAKSKSAIEHEQALHQPYVNATSTLHPYASSLGDAGLAGYSHNGYFPGAVPCMGQEDRHSPVLRSNSPRGGGSPAHMRSSIPPYGLSADSDHGFCSLEKSMPRLSIQELPQHHHHHHNHNHHQQQQQQQQSDGQHPWSQGFSSGDFYSSSGMRMTPEHHDPYHHSSGQGVRAHECCHGSVMAPPPQAHQCCYAPAMPQSHGTSAAHGHLEAPFGYGQCSYQGHPHGLYSTRPHSHGALQVHTEEPQHKKLYSSLPSSDPTRVREAVAASGDANCERRNAIRSQLTTMYPLSLVDHVMSLYPQTQDTVKLIELIRRYKTSF; encoded by the exons atgCAGACTGCCATGGACAGACAGCAAAGCAAAGTGGAGCGCTTTCTAAAGCTGGGCTACTCCCACGCCGACATCGTGAGGGTGCTGCACAGCCTACGGCAGGATGCCCAAACCAACGACATCCTGGAGGAGCTCATCAAGACATGCCCCAAGAGCAACAGCACCAGCCACGCGTATGGCAacggcaccaccaccaccaacggGCACACCAACGGCGCCAACGGGCTGCCCACGGGCACAGGCAAGACCTCCAGAGCTTCCAGCAGCAGCCCCCAGTTAGTAGCCAGAGGGTGCAGCCCACCTCGGACTGTGTCACCAGCACGGAGCCCCACGCCAACGGACCGGAACCATGCCAGCAACTTCAGGCCGGTGGTCATCGACGGAAGCAACGTGGCCATGAG CCATGGAAACAAACAGGTGTTTTCATGCCGCGGAGTGCAGTTGGCCGTGAAGTGGTTTTGGGATCGAGGCATGCGGGACATTACTGTGTTCGTGCCGCTGTGGAGGAAGGAACAGCCGCGACCTGAGACACCTATTACAA ATCAACAAATCTTAACTGAGCTGGAAAGGAAAAAGATCCTGGTGTTCACGCCATCACGCTGTGTGAAGGGCAAGCGGATCGTGTGCTATGATGACCGCTACATTGTCAACCTGGCCTACGAATCAGACGGCATCATTGTGTCCAACGATAATTACAGAGATCTGCAGATTGAAAAGCCACAGTGGAAACAGTTCATTGAGGAGCGCCTGCTGATGTACACGTTTGCCAATGACAC GTTCATGCCTCCTGAGGATCCGCTTGGAAGGAATGGTCCCACTCTTGACAACTTCTTAAGGAAAAGACCAACAGTTCCTGAGAACAAGCAACAGCCTTGTCCATATG GGAAGAAATGCACCTATGGGGTGAAGTGCAAGTACTACCACCCAGAGCGCGCCGACCAATCACAGCTGTCGGTGGCGGACGAGCTGAGGGCGAAGAGCAAGTCGGCCATCGAGCACGAACAGGCGCTGCACCAGCCCTACGTCAACGCCACCTCGACCCTCCACCCTTACGCGTCGTCCCTCGGCGACGCGGGGCTGGCCGGCTACTCCCACAACGGCTACTTTCCCGGCGCGGTGCCTTGCATGGGTCAGGAGGACCGACACTCCCCGGTGCTGCGGTCCAACAGCCCCCGAGGTGGCGGAAGCCCCGCCCACATGCGCAGCTCGATACCCCCCTACGGCCTCAGCGCCGACAGTGACCACGGCTTCTGCTCTCTGGAGAAGTCCATGCCGAGGCTGTCCATCCAGGAGCTGCCGcaacatcatcaccatcaccacaaccacaaccaccaccagcagcagcagcagcagcagcagtccgaCGGCCAGCACCCGTGGTCTCAGGGCTTCAGCAGCGGAGACTTCTACTCCTCCAGCGGTATGAGGATGACCCCCGAGCACCACGATCCTTATCACCACAGCAGCGGTCAGGGCGTCCGCGCGCACGAGTGTTGCCACGGCTCCGTGATGGCGCCGCCGCCTCAAGCGCACCAGTGCTGCTACGCTCCCGCGATGCCTCAGTCTCACGGGACGAGCGCGGCCCACGGTCACCTGGAAGCGCCGTTCGGTTATGGTCAGTGTTCGTATCAAGGGCATCCGCACGGCCTCTACAGCACACGGCCCCACAGCCACGGGGCTCTGCAAGTGCACACGGAGGAACCACAACACAAGAAGCTCTACAGCTCACTGCCTTCGTCTGACCCCACTCGAGTTCGAGAGGCGGTAGCGGCGAGCGGAGACGCCAACTGTGAAAGAAGGAACGCGATCAGGTCACAACTGACCACTATGTACCCGCTGAGCTTAGTTGACCACGTCATGAGCCTCTACCCACAAACCCAGGACACGGTCAAACTAATCGAATTGATCCGCAGATACAAAACCAGCttctaa
- the tab2 gene encoding TGF-beta-activated kinase 1 and MAP3K7-binding protein 2 isoform X1, producing the protein MAQGNHQIDIQVLHDLRQKFPEVPEGVVSQCVIQNNNDLDACCKYLSQVSPAYLYNDGNISLPLSSSSVSVSSPACDDPGLARLRNHMTQLTLGRQCQHVPSNSAGVPRMNGSRALSHGLSDGPLSGSPQTHATFYAQAHEPQPAPAHSHAHSPASLSVFGGMEPAAATSTRKPQPPQHLGLYPMGSKVHAMGPPQAPRFNPITVTLAPNIQTGRSTPTSLHIHGGPQPGLGSPSGGNSIYIRPYVSGPGSGGGRQSHQQQHQQHQQQQQQAGAARAQYSPTSQPQQQIYQISSHPSSLTGGSWSGGGGGSGGGGGGGGGGGGGGLPHNLTSQHQSQQGHQTSHVYMPISSPTNPQAPSFLQAISAQAASSGSSSSSASSSASSSAAGGACPPSSSSNSNSAAPSSSSASSASGLPSSCSFSQYNIQNISTGPRKNQIEIKLESPQRSNSAAAAVLRTSSSSSSSSSCPASSSSLGSGGCCTTPLSIGAGVPGLSRSQPTVYISASPPSASLAVLGGDDPSAASAAAAAAALPPSSSRAQPKFYISANASADDGSGGRNPPTFYISRGEHGAGVSMGPAYIHHHPPKSRASMGHGGPGTATSPRVVVTQPNTKYTFKITVSPNKPPAVSPGVVSPTFEPTNLLSLPADHHYVEQDPQHASDPLAAHRDRASEPRRLSMGSDDAAYTQALLVHQKARMERLWRELELKKKKLEKLKDEVNEMENDLTKRRLQRSNSVSQIPSIEEMQQLRCKNRILQIDIDCLTKEIDLLQTRGPHFNPSAIQNFYDSLESFGPVPPKPKGPEYPGSLDRRGRKINVSSKLKMDASAALPPPVPLDTPSKSVKAVADSEEDEGTQWSCTACTFLNHPALLRCEQCEFPRHF; encoded by the exons AACAACAACGATTTGGATGCCTGTTGCAAGTACCTGTCTCAGGTGAGCCCCGCGTACCTGTACAACGACGGCAACATCAGCCTCCccctctcgtcctcctccgTCTCGGTGAGCTCCCCGGCGTGCGACGATCCCGGTTTGGCGCGCCTGCGCAATCACATGACTCAACTCACGCTGGGCCGGCAGTGCCAGCATGTGCCCAGCAACAGCGCCGGCGTCCCGAGGATGAACGGCAGCCGCGCGCTGTCCCACGGCCTGAGCGACGGGCCCCTGTCCGGCTCCCCCCAGACGCACGCCACCTTCTACGCCCAGGCCCACGAGCCCCAGCCCGCGCCCGCGCACTCGCACGCGCACTCCCCCGCCAGCCTGAGCGTCTTCGGCGGCATGGAACCGGCGGCGGCGACGTCCACGCGCAAGCCCCAGCCCCCGCAGCACCTCGGCCTCTACCCCATGGGCAGCAAGGTCCACGCCATGGGGCCGCCGCAGGCGCCGCGCTTCAACCCCATCACCGTCACGCTGGCGCCCAACATCCAGACGGGCCGCAGCACGCCCACGTCCCTGCACATCCACGGCGGGCCGCAGCCCGGCCTCGGCAGCCCGTCCGGGGGCAACTCCATCTACATCCGGCCCTACGTCAGCGGGCCCGGCTCCGGAGGCGGCCGGCAgagccaccagcagcagcaccagcagcaccagcagcagcagcagcaggccgggGCGGCCCGCGCACAGTACAGCCCCACCTCGCAGCCCCAGCAGCAGATCTATCAGATCAGTAGTCACCCCTCCAGCCTGACCGGGGGCTCGTGGAGCGGCGGAGGAGGTggtagtggtggaggaggtggaggaggtggtggtggtggtggcggggggcTGCCGCATAACCTTACCTCACAGCACCAGTCGCAGCAGGGCCACCAGACCTCGCACGTCTACATGCCCATCAGCTCGCCCACCAACCCTCAGGCACCCTCCTTCCTGCAGGCCATCTCTGCCCAGGCCGCCTCCTccggctcctcctcttcctccgcctcctcctcggcctcctcctccgcggCAGGCGGCGCgtgccctccctcctcctcctccaactccaactcggccgctccctcctcctcctccgcctcctcggCCTCGGGCCTGCCCTCGTCCTGCTCCTTCAGCCAGTACAACATCCAGAACATCTCCACGGGCCCGCGCAAGAACCAGATCGAGATCAAGCTGGAGTCGCCGCAGCGGAGCAACTCGGCGGCCGCGGCCGTGCTGCgcacgtcctcctcctcctcgtcctcctcctcctgcccggCGTCCTCGTCCTCGCTGGGCTCCGGCGGCTGCTGCACCACCCCGCTCTCCATCGGCGCCGGCGTGCCGGGCCTGAGCCGCAGCCAGCCCACCGTTTACATCTCGGCCAGCCCGCCCTCGGCCTCGCTGGCCGTGCTCGGCGGCGACGACCCCTCggccgcctccgccgccgccgccgccgccgctctccCGCCGAGCTCCTCGCGCGCGCAGCCCAAGTTCTACATCTCGGCCAACGCCTCGGCGGACGACGGCTCCGGCGGGCGCAACCCGCCCACCTTCTACATCTCGCGGGGCGAGCACGGCGCCGGCGTCAGCATGGGCCCGGCGTacatccaccaccacccgccCAAGTCCCGCGCGTCCATGGGCCACGGCGGGCCCGGCACCGCCACCTCGCCCCGCGTGGTGGTCACCCAGCCCAACACCAAGTACACTTTCAAAATCACCGTGTCGCCCAACAAGCCGCCGGCCGTCTCGCCCGGCGTGGTGTCGCCCACCTTCGAGCCCACCAACCTCCTCAGCCTGCCGGCGGACCACCACTACGTGGAGCAGGACCCGCAGCACGCCTCCGACCCCCTGGCGGCCCACCGGGACCGGGCCAGCGAGCCCCGCCGACTCAGCATGGGCTCCGACGACGCCGCATACACGCAAG CCCTGCTAGTCCACCAGAAGGCCCGCATGGAGCGGCTGTGGCGCGAGCTGgagctgaagaagaagaagctagAGAAACTAAAAGACGAAGTCAACGAGATGGAGAATGACCTGACCAAGAGAAGACTCCAGAGATCCAATTCTGTCTCTCAAATTCCCTCG atTGAGGAAATGCAGCAGTTGCGGTGCAAGAACAGGATACTGCAGATCGACATTGACTGCCTAACCAAAGAGATCGATCTCCTTCAAACACGAG GACCACACTTCAACCCCAGTGCAATTCAGAACTTCTATGACAGCCTTGAAAGCTTCGGTCCGGTCCCTCCAAAACCCAAAG GGCCAGAGTACCCTGGCTCACTGGACAGGAGAGGACGGAAAATAAACGTCTCCTCCAAGTTAAAGATGGACGCCTCTgctgctctccctcctcctgtccCTCTGG acacCCCCAGTAAGAGCGTGAAGGCGGTAGCCGACtcggaggaggacgagggcaCCCAGTGGAGCTGCACGGCCTGCACCTTCCTCAACCACCCCGCCCTCCTTCGCTGTGAACAGTGCGAGTTCCCGCGACACTTCTGA
- the tab2 gene encoding TGF-beta-activated kinase 1 and MAP3K7-binding protein 2 isoform X3: MAQGNHQIDIQVLHDLRQKFPEVPEGVVSQCVIQNNNDLDACCKYLSQVSPAYLYNDGNISLPLSSSSVSVSSPACDDPGLARLRNHMTQLTLGRQCQHVPSNSAGVPRMNGSRALSHGLSDGPLSGSPQTHATFYAQAHEPQPAPAHSHAHSPASLSVFGGMEPAAATSTRKPQPPQHLGLYPMGSKVHAMGPPQAPRFNPITVTLAPNIQTGRSTPTSLHIHGGPQPGLGSPSGGNSIYIRPYVSGPGSGGGRQSHQQQHQQHQQQQQQAGAARAQYSPTSQPQQQIYQISSHPSSLTGGSWSGGGGGSGGGGGGGGGGGGGGLPHNLTSQHQSQQGHQTSHVYMPISSPTNPQAPSFLQAISAQAASSGSSSSSASSSASSSAAGGACPPSSSSNSNSAAPSSSSASSASGLPSSCSFSQYNIQNISTGPRKNQIEIKLESPQRSNSAAAAVLRTSSSSSSSSSCPASSSSLGSGGCCTTPLSIGAGVPGLSRSQPTVYISASPPSASLAVLGGDDPSAASAAAAAAALPPSSSRAQPKFYISANASADDGSGGRNPPTFYISRGEHGAGVSMGPAYIHHHPPKSRASMGHGGPGTATSPRVVVTQPNTKYTFKITVSPNKPPAVSPGVVSPTFEPTNLLSLPADHHYVEQDPQHASDPLAAHRDRASEPRRLSMGSDDAAYTQALLVHQKARMERLWRELELKKKKLEKLKDEVNEMENDLTKRRLQRSNSVSQIPSIEEMQQLRCKNRILQIDIDCLTKEIDLLQTRGPHFNPSAIQNFYDSLESFGPVPPKPKDTPSKSVKAVADSEEDEGTQWSCTACTFLNHPALLRCEQCEFPRHF, from the exons AACAACAACGATTTGGATGCCTGTTGCAAGTACCTGTCTCAGGTGAGCCCCGCGTACCTGTACAACGACGGCAACATCAGCCTCCccctctcgtcctcctccgTCTCGGTGAGCTCCCCGGCGTGCGACGATCCCGGTTTGGCGCGCCTGCGCAATCACATGACTCAACTCACGCTGGGCCGGCAGTGCCAGCATGTGCCCAGCAACAGCGCCGGCGTCCCGAGGATGAACGGCAGCCGCGCGCTGTCCCACGGCCTGAGCGACGGGCCCCTGTCCGGCTCCCCCCAGACGCACGCCACCTTCTACGCCCAGGCCCACGAGCCCCAGCCCGCGCCCGCGCACTCGCACGCGCACTCCCCCGCCAGCCTGAGCGTCTTCGGCGGCATGGAACCGGCGGCGGCGACGTCCACGCGCAAGCCCCAGCCCCCGCAGCACCTCGGCCTCTACCCCATGGGCAGCAAGGTCCACGCCATGGGGCCGCCGCAGGCGCCGCGCTTCAACCCCATCACCGTCACGCTGGCGCCCAACATCCAGACGGGCCGCAGCACGCCCACGTCCCTGCACATCCACGGCGGGCCGCAGCCCGGCCTCGGCAGCCCGTCCGGGGGCAACTCCATCTACATCCGGCCCTACGTCAGCGGGCCCGGCTCCGGAGGCGGCCGGCAgagccaccagcagcagcaccagcagcaccagcagcagcagcagcaggccgggGCGGCCCGCGCACAGTACAGCCCCACCTCGCAGCCCCAGCAGCAGATCTATCAGATCAGTAGTCACCCCTCCAGCCTGACCGGGGGCTCGTGGAGCGGCGGAGGAGGTggtagtggtggaggaggtggaggaggtggtggtggtggtggcggggggcTGCCGCATAACCTTACCTCACAGCACCAGTCGCAGCAGGGCCACCAGACCTCGCACGTCTACATGCCCATCAGCTCGCCCACCAACCCTCAGGCACCCTCCTTCCTGCAGGCCATCTCTGCCCAGGCCGCCTCCTccggctcctcctcttcctccgcctcctcctcggcctcctcctccgcggCAGGCGGCGCgtgccctccctcctcctcctccaactccaactcggccgctccctcctcctcctccgcctcctcggCCTCGGGCCTGCCCTCGTCCTGCTCCTTCAGCCAGTACAACATCCAGAACATCTCCACGGGCCCGCGCAAGAACCAGATCGAGATCAAGCTGGAGTCGCCGCAGCGGAGCAACTCGGCGGCCGCGGCCGTGCTGCgcacgtcctcctcctcctcgtcctcctcctcctgcccggCGTCCTCGTCCTCGCTGGGCTCCGGCGGCTGCTGCACCACCCCGCTCTCCATCGGCGCCGGCGTGCCGGGCCTGAGCCGCAGCCAGCCCACCGTTTACATCTCGGCCAGCCCGCCCTCGGCCTCGCTGGCCGTGCTCGGCGGCGACGACCCCTCggccgcctccgccgccgccgccgccgccgctctccCGCCGAGCTCCTCGCGCGCGCAGCCCAAGTTCTACATCTCGGCCAACGCCTCGGCGGACGACGGCTCCGGCGGGCGCAACCCGCCCACCTTCTACATCTCGCGGGGCGAGCACGGCGCCGGCGTCAGCATGGGCCCGGCGTacatccaccaccacccgccCAAGTCCCGCGCGTCCATGGGCCACGGCGGGCCCGGCACCGCCACCTCGCCCCGCGTGGTGGTCACCCAGCCCAACACCAAGTACACTTTCAAAATCACCGTGTCGCCCAACAAGCCGCCGGCCGTCTCGCCCGGCGTGGTGTCGCCCACCTTCGAGCCCACCAACCTCCTCAGCCTGCCGGCGGACCACCACTACGTGGAGCAGGACCCGCAGCACGCCTCCGACCCCCTGGCGGCCCACCGGGACCGGGCCAGCGAGCCCCGCCGACTCAGCATGGGCTCCGACGACGCCGCATACACGCAAG CCCTGCTAGTCCACCAGAAGGCCCGCATGGAGCGGCTGTGGCGCGAGCTGgagctgaagaagaagaagctagAGAAACTAAAAGACGAAGTCAACGAGATGGAGAATGACCTGACCAAGAGAAGACTCCAGAGATCCAATTCTGTCTCTCAAATTCCCTCG atTGAGGAAATGCAGCAGTTGCGGTGCAAGAACAGGATACTGCAGATCGACATTGACTGCCTAACCAAAGAGATCGATCTCCTTCAAACACGAG GACCACACTTCAACCCCAGTGCAATTCAGAACTTCTATGACAGCCTTGAAAGCTTCGGTCCGGTCCCTCCAAAACCCAAAG acacCCCCAGTAAGAGCGTGAAGGCGGTAGCCGACtcggaggaggacgagggcaCCCAGTGGAGCTGCACGGCCTGCACCTTCCTCAACCACCCCGCCCTCCTTCGCTGTGAACAGTGCGAGTTCCCGCGACACTTCTGA
- the tab2 gene encoding TGF-beta-activated kinase 1 and MAP3K7-binding protein 2 isoform X2, whose amino-acid sequence MAQGNHQIDIQVLHDLRQKFPEVPEGVVSQCVIQNNNDLDACCKYLSQVSPAYLYNDGNISLPLSSSSVSVSSPACDDPGLARLRNHMTQLTLGRQCQHVPSNSAGVPRMNGSRALSHGLSDGPLSGSPQTHATFYAQAHEPQPAPAHSHAHSPASLSVFGGMEPAAATSTRKPQPPQHLGLYPMGSKVHAMGPPQAPRFNPITVTLAPNIQTGRSTPTSLHIHGGPQPGLGSPSGGNSIYIRPYVSGPGSGGGRQSHQQQHQQHQQQQQQAGAARAQYSPTSQPQQQIYQISSHPSSLTGGSWSGGGGGSGGGGGGGGGGGGGGLPHNLTSQHQSQQGHQTSHVYMPISSPTNPQAPSFLQAISAQAASSGSSSSSASSSASSSAAGGACPPSSSSNSNSAAPSSSSASSASGLPSSCSFSQYNIQNISTGPRKNQIEIKLESPQRSNSAAAAVLRTSSSSSSSSSCPASSSSLGSGGCCTTPLSIGAGVPGLSRSQPTVYISASPPSASLAVLGGDDPSAASAAAAAAALPPSSSRAQPKFYISANASADDGSGGRNPPTFYISRGEHGAGVSMGPAYIHHHPPKSRASMGHGGPGTATSPRVVVTQPNTKYTFKITVSPNKPPAVSPGVVSPTFEPTNLLSLPADHHYVEQDPQHASDPLAAHRDRASEPRRLSMGSDDAAYTQALLVHQKARMERLWRELELKKKKLEKLKDEVNEMENDLTKRRLQRSNSVSQIPSIEEMQQLRCKNRILQIDIDCLTKEIDLLQTRGPHFNPSAIQNFYDSLESFGPVPPKPKGTLSVDTPSKSVKAVADSEEDEGTQWSCTACTFLNHPALLRCEQCEFPRHF is encoded by the exons AACAACAACGATTTGGATGCCTGTTGCAAGTACCTGTCTCAGGTGAGCCCCGCGTACCTGTACAACGACGGCAACATCAGCCTCCccctctcgtcctcctccgTCTCGGTGAGCTCCCCGGCGTGCGACGATCCCGGTTTGGCGCGCCTGCGCAATCACATGACTCAACTCACGCTGGGCCGGCAGTGCCAGCATGTGCCCAGCAACAGCGCCGGCGTCCCGAGGATGAACGGCAGCCGCGCGCTGTCCCACGGCCTGAGCGACGGGCCCCTGTCCGGCTCCCCCCAGACGCACGCCACCTTCTACGCCCAGGCCCACGAGCCCCAGCCCGCGCCCGCGCACTCGCACGCGCACTCCCCCGCCAGCCTGAGCGTCTTCGGCGGCATGGAACCGGCGGCGGCGACGTCCACGCGCAAGCCCCAGCCCCCGCAGCACCTCGGCCTCTACCCCATGGGCAGCAAGGTCCACGCCATGGGGCCGCCGCAGGCGCCGCGCTTCAACCCCATCACCGTCACGCTGGCGCCCAACATCCAGACGGGCCGCAGCACGCCCACGTCCCTGCACATCCACGGCGGGCCGCAGCCCGGCCTCGGCAGCCCGTCCGGGGGCAACTCCATCTACATCCGGCCCTACGTCAGCGGGCCCGGCTCCGGAGGCGGCCGGCAgagccaccagcagcagcaccagcagcaccagcagcagcagcagcaggccgggGCGGCCCGCGCACAGTACAGCCCCACCTCGCAGCCCCAGCAGCAGATCTATCAGATCAGTAGTCACCCCTCCAGCCTGACCGGGGGCTCGTGGAGCGGCGGAGGAGGTggtagtggtggaggaggtggaggaggtggtggtggtggtggcggggggcTGCCGCATAACCTTACCTCACAGCACCAGTCGCAGCAGGGCCACCAGACCTCGCACGTCTACATGCCCATCAGCTCGCCCACCAACCCTCAGGCACCCTCCTTCCTGCAGGCCATCTCTGCCCAGGCCGCCTCCTccggctcctcctcttcctccgcctcctcctcggcctcctcctccgcggCAGGCGGCGCgtgccctccctcctcctcctccaactccaactcggccgctccctcctcctcctccgcctcctcggCCTCGGGCCTGCCCTCGTCCTGCTCCTTCAGCCAGTACAACATCCAGAACATCTCCACGGGCCCGCGCAAGAACCAGATCGAGATCAAGCTGGAGTCGCCGCAGCGGAGCAACTCGGCGGCCGCGGCCGTGCTGCgcacgtcctcctcctcctcgtcctcctcctcctgcccggCGTCCTCGTCCTCGCTGGGCTCCGGCGGCTGCTGCACCACCCCGCTCTCCATCGGCGCCGGCGTGCCGGGCCTGAGCCGCAGCCAGCCCACCGTTTACATCTCGGCCAGCCCGCCCTCGGCCTCGCTGGCCGTGCTCGGCGGCGACGACCCCTCggccgcctccgccgccgccgccgccgccgctctccCGCCGAGCTCCTCGCGCGCGCAGCCCAAGTTCTACATCTCGGCCAACGCCTCGGCGGACGACGGCTCCGGCGGGCGCAACCCGCCCACCTTCTACATCTCGCGGGGCGAGCACGGCGCCGGCGTCAGCATGGGCCCGGCGTacatccaccaccacccgccCAAGTCCCGCGCGTCCATGGGCCACGGCGGGCCCGGCACCGCCACCTCGCCCCGCGTGGTGGTCACCCAGCCCAACACCAAGTACACTTTCAAAATCACCGTGTCGCCCAACAAGCCGCCGGCCGTCTCGCCCGGCGTGGTGTCGCCCACCTTCGAGCCCACCAACCTCCTCAGCCTGCCGGCGGACCACCACTACGTGGAGCAGGACCCGCAGCACGCCTCCGACCCCCTGGCGGCCCACCGGGACCGGGCCAGCGAGCCCCGCCGACTCAGCATGGGCTCCGACGACGCCGCATACACGCAAG CCCTGCTAGTCCACCAGAAGGCCCGCATGGAGCGGCTGTGGCGCGAGCTGgagctgaagaagaagaagctagAGAAACTAAAAGACGAAGTCAACGAGATGGAGAATGACCTGACCAAGAGAAGACTCCAGAGATCCAATTCTGTCTCTCAAATTCCCTCG atTGAGGAAATGCAGCAGTTGCGGTGCAAGAACAGGATACTGCAGATCGACATTGACTGCCTAACCAAAGAGATCGATCTCCTTCAAACACGAG GACCACACTTCAACCCCAGTGCAATTCAGAACTTCTATGACAGCCTTGAAAGCTTCGGTCCGGTCCCTCCAAAACCCAAAGGTACTTTATCCGTTG acacCCCCAGTAAGAGCGTGAAGGCGGTAGCCGACtcggaggaggacgagggcaCCCAGTGGAGCTGCACGGCCTGCACCTTCCTCAACCACCCCGCCCTCCTTCGCTGTGAACAGTGCGAGTTCCCGCGACACTTCTGA